The genome window CTAACATGGAGATTTTTGACATCCAAAATCTTCTTTTTTTCCCTATTTTCCATTATTTTCTCCCTCCTACACGCGGATCAAGGGCGTCATGAATTCCATTTGCAATAAATCGACTTGTAACGGCAAGAATTACTAAAATAATTGAAGGTAATAAAAGTGCCATTGGATTTTTATCGGCAAGTGGGACTGATGAATTTATAATTAGTCCTAAATTAGCACTAGAATCAGGACCTTCTTTTAAAAATCCTAAAAATGCAAGCGAAGCAATTGTTGAAATTGAAGAGAAAATACTTGCAACAAAAATTGATAGTAATTTCCCAAAAATATTTGGTAAGATATGAACATAAATCTGTCTTAGTTTTGAAGCTCCAATTACTTTTGCCGCATAGACATATTCTTCGTCTTTGGCCATAATTGTATACAACCTTGCCTGATAAGTCGGCCCGGTTCATCCTGTTAGCGATAAAAGGAGAATTATCGTAATTGTATAAGGTCCTCAAATTGCAATAAAAATGATAAAAATAATAATCCAGGGAATTGAACCAAAAATGTCAATGATCCGAAGGACAATATTATCAATTCAAGTTCCAATATGAAATCCAAGGTAAGTTCCTAAAATAATACCAATTAAAAATTGAATCAAGGCAATTATTATCGAAATTGCCAAGGCATTTAATGTTCCTTGTCAACTTCGAAGTCAAATATCACGACCAAATTGGTCTGTACCAACAAGGGAAATAATTTTTTTCCCACCTTCTAAAACTGACATTATTTCATAAGGATTTATGTTAATCTCTCAACGGTTGGGAAAAAGTTCGCGTGTTTCACCTGAAATTAAACTGATTTTATTATCAGCTTCAATTGACCTGATTTTTTCAAGAATATCACTAGAAACTGTTGTTTTTATAATTCCCAACCCACTTGGAAGTTGCTCATAAACAAGCGAAGGATCAGCCTTGGAAATTGGAGCCGATGCGCTATAAGGGCTTAAAATGATCGTAAAAATTGCAATAATTAGAATCACAAAAAATAAAATCAGTGAAGTCAGTGAAATTGGTGATTTTAGAAATTTTAATATTGCATCTTTTCAAAGTTCAGTAATTTTCCCTGTTGCCTGATAGTGTTTTTGCTGAAAACTGGCCGGTTTTAATAGACTAATTTGCTCTTTGGATAGATTATATTTTTGATTGAAGTCTTTAGGATCTAGCATTTTTTCCCTCCTTTTTTGGATAGTTACGCAGTTTTCAGTTTTTAATTCGTGCTCAGTAACTAATTGGCGAATCTTGACCAAAAGTAATTCGTGGATCCATAAAAACATAGGCTAAATCACCAATAATATCAACAACTAAAGAAAGGGAAGTAAAGAAAATAATTGAAAACATCGAAATATTAACTTCACCATCAAAAGCGGCATTAACTAAAATACTTGAAGATCCAGGAATCCTAAAGAATTGTTCTAGAACAATTGAACCTGAAAGTAGAAAAATATAAGAAAAAATCAAAGAACGAACAAGTGGAATTGCCGCATTTTTAAGGACATATTTGAAAAAAATGTCTAGTTTTGAAAGCCCTTTTGCCTTGGCAATTAGAATATATTCAGAGGATAAAACGGTAACAACTTGATTTCTAATAAGAAAAACATAACCGGCAACTGAAGTAATGCTAAATACAAAAATTGGTGGTAGAAGTGAGGCAAAAGATGTGCTAATTCCGTAAGTTTTTGCATCTTTGAATTCAAAAGGAAGACCAATTTTAATTGCAATTAAAACTACAAATGGCGCTAGTACAAATGAAGGGATTGCCACAAAAAAAGTTGAAAGTCCCGAAATTGTTGCATCTTCGATTCGATCACGACGATAAGCAGCAATTGTTCCTAAAATTATTCCAATTGTTGCACTTATTATAAATGAAGGAAGGGAAACTAAAATTGTATAACGTAAAGGGCCAAAAAATAGATCAGGAATTTTACCATCCTCGCCAGTTTTATAAATCGACCCAAAATTTCCTTTGAAAATATCAGCTGTATAATATGCAAGTCGAACAAGTGAAGGTTTGTCAAAATTATATTTAGCACGTAATTCAGCGATCTTTTTTGCTTGGTCGACACCCTTTCCACCTGATTCGATTATATCGCTAAAAGGATCGGGCGAAAAATTAGCCAATAAAATAAAGACAATTATATAAATTGCCAAAAAAGTAATCAATGCCAGTCCAAGCCGTTTGAAAAAATATTTTATGACCATTAATTATCTCCTATTTCATTAGCTTTTTTTGCTTTTTCCATTAAAGGTTTGATAAAAATCATATCAGGTGGAACATAATCGCCATAAGTATCGCTAGCTCTAGGTGCAATAATATTTGGATTTTGAAGAAAGACATAAGGGGTAGAAGAAGAAACTTGTAAAAGATCGTTTAGACCTGGAGATAAAAGGGAACTCAACTCAGAACTTAATTGAATTAAATCTTGGTCATTATTTTCTTCTTGATAACTAAGATTGAAAATTGCCGATTCAGCATAAAAATCAAAAACTATTTCTTCACTTTTTCCTTGATTTTTCTCATTTAGAACATCAACAAAACTTTTCCATTTTTTAATTTTTTTACCTGGATTTTTCGGATCTTGAGTTTCGATAACACTACCAATGAAAAAATTAACTAAATCAGGGGACATATGTTGGTCATCAGCCCCAAAATCAGGCGAATTTGTAGCATCTTTTCATTCTTCAAATTTACGGATATATCCTTTTTGAGCATATTTATCAAAATGTTTTTTAGCTGCAACTGCATATTTATAAATTTGTGGATAAGATTTTGCAATCTCAGAATTTTCACCTTTTGCATAAATTGCTGAAAGTAAGGCGTATCCAATGCCGTTTTTTTGAATTCTACCATCTAAAACTGAACCGATACCGTTATAATCATAACCTCAGCCACCATAATCAAGTCCACCAGTTTTGGTAAGTAAGTAATTGGTTCTTTTTGTAAGATCGGTAATTGGTCAGATTAGTTTAATTTCAAGACGGGGATCCAAACTTTCAATAGCCTTAGCGGCTTCTTCAATTGCGGCAATATTTCTTTGAGGAGTATTAGTATAAAAACTATGACTAGTTCAGGAAACTTTTTCATTAGCCGATAATTTATTATCAGCATAAAATTTATCAAGCAATTTTTTCATTCTTGCTTTTAAAACTTCAAAATTTGAAGTTTGAAATTGCTTCTGGGCATTATTTACGTTGGCAAAATTTTGCTGTTTTTCAGTTTCAGGATCTTTTTGGTAGTAAACCTTACCTTCAGAATCAACTAGTTTGATAGTATTTGCTTCTTTATAATAATCACGAGCAGTTTTAGATGTTGGACTTGAATTTATTTTATTATCAGGGGCAATAAAATTATACCAAGCAAGTGCCTGACTAGAAATCGTCTGTGCAGTTGTGTATAAATTAAAAGCATTTGCAATTATCTGACGGAATTCAAGACTAGGACCTGAAACGAGATTTTCAATAACTTTTGCTTTCCCACTTGCAAGTTCAGATAAAGAAACGCCATAATTCAGTTTAGCAAAATTATTATTAAAACCATAATAATTTTCATCAAAATTCACTCCAGTTTCAGGCCGAAATTCCTGTTTTAATGACCCAGGAACTAAAAGTGAATAATACCATTTATGTAAAGAATTTTTTGTCTCAGCTCTTTGAAGTGTTCAACCATATTTTTTCTGATCGGCGGCAACAAGATTTTTCTGTGATTCATTAAGCGAATCAAATCCAACGGTCATTAATGTTCCCTCACGATAAGAGTTAAACTTTGAACTTTCAAAAGCTGAGGGCGAACTGTATTTTGAATAATTAAAGTTAATTTTTTTGAAAGTATAAGGTAAAATTTTTTGCCAATCTGTTCGCGGATAATGCTTGTTTATTTTTCAACTTTGTAAATGTTGATCCCAAACTGTAATTGTATAAGGTGAATTAAATAGCATATCTTTTTTAAAATCTTCACCATACCAATAAGCGCCAAATTTAAGGGCATCACCTGTTTCACCAAAACGCCCTTGGAGGATTCCATCTTTTTCAGTTGCAGTTTCTTTATTTCTTTTATTAATAAAATCTGAAGGAATTGGCCGCAACATTCCAGCAAGGACAATTTTATCAAAGAAACCGCTAAGAAATACTTTATCTTTTGTAGTGCCTTTTTCAAAACTAAGGGCTTTCTTACCTTTGTAATCTGAAAAACTACCTTGATATTCTTGAATATATTTATCTTCTTTATCAAAATTAGCTGTATCAAGTCCGAATAAATCTAAAAGGTAAAAATTGGAAATTGTGTTGGTAAAATAACTGGATTTTGGATCAAAGTTTGGAATTTTTTCTTGAGCCATTTTATCAATTTCAAGACTCCCGCCAAAACGGGCGCGATAAGCAGGTTCTGAAAGTCGAGATGCACGAAATCCGTAGAAATAATCTTCTGGTTTTACATAAAAACCACTTGGATTTCCAAGATAGTCAACTCAGGGAATATTATCTTTTAGAAAAAACTGCATTTTTTTTGCAGATTCAAGTGTTTTCTTGAAAAAATCAGAATTTATTGATTTTTTATTATTAGATCCAAGTTGAATTACTAAAGATTTTGCTTTCTGCCCTTTTTCTAGATAGCCAATTTCGTGATCGTCACTATCAAATAGATGTTCTGTTCCGTCTTGATCGACTAGCAAAATTGCCTTTAGATTTACAAAAGCATTATAAGAATAACTAGGCGAGCTAATTTCATAGTTAAAAGATTTATCTTTTTTTGTTTTAGATTCCTCGCTAATACCACTTTTTTCAATCTCTAAATTATTTTCATAGACAGTTTGGACAAGAAAAGAATTAACATGGTAGTCATCCTGGCGGCTTGGTCAAGCAAAAGTGTTAAAACCAACTTTGAAAGCCCCCGGCGAAGAAGTTGCAACGTTGAAATTAGCATTTAGCTCCTGCCGCTCTCAAGCGGGTTGAACAACACAGGATAATAAAGTAAATGGAGTAAAAGTGCTTGGGATTGAAAAGGTTAAAATTTTTTTTAGTTTTTTCATCATTTTTCTCCTCTTTTAAAAATTTTGCTTTTGTATTTTCTTAAAAAAATAAAAACTACTATCAATTAATTTTTGATAGTAGTTTTTATTTTTTGACCTCTAACTAACTTTTTGATCTAATCAAAGGAAAAACTACTATCTAAATAAGTAAAAATATTGACATTATTCTTCTTAATAATGTCAATATTCCCCATATATTTAGTAGTGATTTTCGTTTGCATTTTTTTCCCTGTCTGGAATTATACCATTTTTTGAAAAAAAGTAAAATTTTTTAGGTTACTTATTTAATTCAAAACTGACAAAAAAAGTATTATAATTATGACGTGAAAGGATTAATTAGCACACGTGGTAAAAATAAAACACCACGTAAGTCAAAAAAAACAACACACAAAAGGAAACGCGCTTGCAAACCGCCCGGTTGAATACTTTTGTGCTATTTTACAAAGAAAATACTTGAATGTTGAAGGTAAAATTTTTGAAAACCTTGAAGATGCTCATTAAAAAATCAACTCATTTGTTAAATGATATAATAAAACTAGAATGCAAAGTTCTCTTCCATATTTGAACCCAAATTCTCATTTTGAACAATTCGCTGCTCAAAAAATTTTCATAATTTTGGAGAATAAAAAATGATAAAAATTTGTTTTAAAAATATTTAAAAATAATAATGTCTCTCATTTTCCTAACTAATTGACAATAATGAAGATAGTCTTTTTTAATTATACCACAAAAAGTAGTGAAACTGAATTGTAAAATTTATTATTTAGTAGAAAATTTTATGTAAATTTTTTCAAAAAAGAAAAAAATATATAAATTCAGTTAATTAATTCTAGCTTATTTCAGTATTTTCATTTATTCGCAATTATTAAAATTTAGTTTTTAACTTTTAGAATTAAAATTTTTAATTTTAGATTAATTTTACTTGAAAATGAACAAAATTATCACTGTTTTTAAATAATTTACAAACTAACGGTAACCTAAAAAGATAATAAAAATGCGTTTTTGTATTAAAATATAAGGTTATTTATCTAAAAATTAGTGCCTTGAGAGTAAAAATGATTCAAATTCGTAATGTTACTAAAAAAATTGGTACCAAATTAATTCTAGATAATATTAGTGTTGATATTCCCTCAAATAAATTAACTTTTATTTCGGGTCAGTCTGGAGTTGGGAAAACAACACTTTTGCATATTATCGCAAAAATTACCAATGCCGATAGTGGACAAATTTCCTTTTTTGATGCAAACCAAAAGCAAATAAAAAAACCAAATGTTGATATTGTTTTCCAGGATTTTAACCTAATCGATAATATTTCCGCAGTTGATAATGTTCGCATTGGAACTAATATTTTAGGCCATAGTTTTAAACAGGAAGAATTCAGTAAAAATGCAAATTTTCTGAATTTAGAAAAAAGCATTTTTAAAACAAAAATGGAAGATTTATCAGGTGGTGAAAAACAACGGATTTCAATTTTGCGTTCACTTAATCGTGGATCTGAATTTATTTTATTTGACGAACCAACAGCATCACTTGATAAGGAAAATGAGTTAATTATTTTTGAAAAAATCAAGCAAATGTCAAAAAATCACACAATTGTGGTGATTAGTCATAATATCGAGATGGTCAAAAAATATGCTGACCAAATTATTTTTCTCCAAAAAGGTCAGCAGCCAATTGTTCAAAAATTTAACGAAGATTTACCAGAAAAAATTCAAGATTTAGAAAATTTACCAACATCAAAGTCAAAAAAAGTTTCAAAAATTTTTCAATTTAAAAATAAATTGCGAATTTCACCAATTTTTGTAATCGCTGATATTAGTAAAAAAATTACATTAACAATTTTAATTGTAATCGCCTTTTTAGCGGCAATTTTTTCGATTAGCTTTGCATTTGAACTAAATTTAGGAACAGAAAAAGTTAGTCGGCAGCAAAAATATACTTTATCACTTGATAAAAATTTAATTGAAAAAAAATCAAAAGCAGCTTTTAATCAAGATGAAATTAGTCAAATTGGCAGTTTTGAATCAGTTAATACAATTGTGCCGATGCGTTCAACCGCAAATATGAATTTTTATTATGAAAATCGTAAGGTTAGTCTAGATTCAGTAGATCAAATCGAGATTAACGATTTTTTCAAAAATCGAATCGAGAATGATATTGTTAATTTTGAAGGTCGATTTATCGAGAACGCAAACGAAATTATTCTTTCAAATTCAACGGCAGAAAAATTAAAAATTGAAAACCCAATTGGACAAACAATTTATTTAACGCACGGAACAGTGAAAGAAATTCAAGATGTTAAGAATAAAATTCCTCTAAAAATCGTTGGGATTAACCACGGAATTAAAAGTTCAGTTAGTAAAATAAATAACAGTTTTAATTTAATTACTTTTCCTTCGTTTATTGCCACAGAAACAATTCTAAACTTGGAAAATTTAGTAATTAAAAATGAAAACTTGGCAAAAAAGTACGAAAATCAACAACTTTTTAAAGAAATTAACTCTTATATCCCTAATGAAAACCAGCAAACTTCGGCACTAATTCCTTTTACGATTAAACTTAAAAGCGCAAAAGCACAACCAGAAAATTTAAAATTAATTACTGGAAACATCGCAAAAAAAGTTGATCAAATTTTGATTTCAACTACAGCCGTGGATTTAAATGCAAAATATAAGTTAAAAGTTGGTGATATAATTCAGACAGTCTCGCCTTTAGATCAAAAGTTTAATCTTGTTGTTGTTGGTATTTTTGAATCGCCAATTTCAGAATTATATTATCACCGCGATGCAAAAGAGTTTTATAATCGTTATCAACCAGCACAACTAGCGACATATTTGACAACTACGGATGAAAATAACGAACTTGACTCAGAAGCAAAAATTGCTAAATTTGATCTAAAAATAACTCCACCTTCGAATTTAATTCGTGTAATAACGAGTCAATCATTAGAAATAATTGCAATTATTAATAAAGTTACATTTGCCGTTTTTATCATTTTCGTAATTATTCTAATTGCTTTTATTCTTGTTTATGCAAAAACAATTTCTGAGTCAAAACAAAAGATGATCGGAATTTTAAAAGCCCTTGGCGGATCAACTTTATTAACACTTTTTTATCATACGCTCAATATTATTTTAATATCAATTGTTGTTCTAGCACTTAGTTTTGTGATTATTTTTCCCGCAATGGAATCAATACATGTTCTTATTGTTGGTAGCGAATTACCCGCGGCTTCACAGTATCATTTATCGCTAATTTTGTTGTTTTCATGAACAGGATTATCGACAGTTTTTATCTTAATTTACGTGCTAATGTCGTTAATTACTTACAAAAAAACAACACAGCAGTTGTTAAGATAGGACGATTAGTTTTTAAAATTTTGCAATTTAAAATTGGAAATATTGCTTTATTTTAGGTAATATTTCCAATTTTTTCTTTTGCTAATCAAGTTATGCTATTTTTTTGTTATTTAGTTATAACTTTAAGGATGAAAATTTTTCTATTTTAGTAACGCTTTATTTTGTTATTTTACATTAAATAACAAAATTCATCTAGTTTTTAAAAAAAATTACAACAAAAATTACGCTTGTACAACACTAATTTAATGGGTTTTTGGTCATAGAAACATCGAAAACCGTCTCATACGGGCTAAAATTCAAACGGGTTTACACGAAATAGAACATAAAATTGCTATTGACATTTGCTAAAAATCAAAAAAGATGCCTGAATTTATAGCATCTTTTAGAATTGGTGTTTAAAATTCAAATTAAACAGAGAAAGTTTATTTTACAAAGCAAAAAAAGATGCTGTAATTTACAGCATCTTTTTTGATGTAGATAAGAGTTAAAAAATTAGAAAATTAACTGTTTTCCTTGAACATTTCAGATGCAACTGCCATTGTTTTAGCAACATCTGTAAGATTTGGCGGTAAAATTATTTTTGTTGCTTGTCCGTTTGCTAATTTTCCAAGTTGTTCAAGTGATTTGTAAGTAAGAATTTGTGGATTTAAATTTGCCTCATTTAAAAGGTTTATCGCTTGTCTTTGACCTTCGGCTTCCAAAATTTCACTTTCTTTTATCGCCTCAGCGTTTAAAATTTGTGCCTGTTTTTTTGCCTCAGCTTTTAAAATTTCTGATGCTTTCTCACCTTCAGCCTTTAAAACAAGTGCGAGTTTTTGACCTTCAGCTTCAAGAATATTTGCTCTTTTTTCACGTTCAGCCCGCATTTGTTTTTCCATTGCGCTTTGAATATCACGCGGCGGGATAATATTTTTTATCTCAACCCGATGAACTTTAAGCCCTCAAGGATCAGAAGCTTCGTCCAAAATATAGGTTAGTTTTGAATTAATTGTATCTCGCGAAGTTAGAGTTTCATCTAATTCCAACTCCCCTAGAAGATTTCTGAGAGTTGTTGCAGCTAAATTTTCAATTGCTCGCATTGGATTTTCAGCACCAAAAACAAACTTTTCTGGGTCGGTTATTTGTAAATAAACAACAGTATCAACTTTAATTCCTGCATTATCTTTTGTGATTATATCTTGTTCGGGAAAATCAAGAACTTTCTCTTTATAATTTTCACGTTTGATAATTCTATCAATAAAAGGAATAATAAAATTAAGACCGTTATTAAGTGTTTTTTTGTATTTTCCAATTCTTGTTACAACAGCAAATTCGGATTGCTGAATAATTTTAATCGACAAAATTAAACTAAAAACAATGAAAATTATTATAATTCCAAGAATAATAAACAAAATTACTTGTGTTGATTGTGACATATTTTAACCTTCCAATTTTCATCTATTTATATTTTTTGATATACAAAACATTTCCTTTAACTTCAATTACCTGAATTTTTGTATCTTTTATGATTAAACCTTCGCCTGGAATCGAAAAAGCACGGTAAATCTTACCTTCAACATTAACTTGACCTAAACGATTTTCACCAACACCATATTCATTTGTTTCAAAATGTACAAAACCTAATTTTTGTCTAAGTAACTCTTGCAAATTTCCAGTATTTTTGTTTAATTTTTCCAATTTTTTCTTCAATATTCTATAAATTGTCAAGTATAAAATTAGGACTAAAATTGGGAAAATTAAAAACTCAATTAGAATAATTCAATAACTATTGTTAGTAAAAATTGTAATTAACAAAGAAGGAATTGCCGCAACACTTGCAAGTCCTGATCAAATTCCAGTTGTGAATAATTCGACTAGAACAAAAGTTGAAATTACTAAAATTCAAATTATTAGAATAATAACTTGACTAATATCATCTAAATTCACAATTTTTCTACCTTCTAATGCAAAATTATAAAAAAATACATTATAAATTATAGCACAAAACTACTATTAGTTAAACTTGCTTGTCATTTTCTAGATTAATTCAGATCTGGTCTTGATAACCATAATGTTCAATTATTTTAAGAATTTTTTCATTATTTTGTTGTAAGTTAAAGTTTGCATCAAAACCTAAAAAAGTTAATTTTTCCGAAATTATTCGATCAGCCAAAACATTACCAAGTTCGGGGAAAAAAGGAGTTGTATAATTATTAATTAAGTCAAATTCAATAATTAATATTTCAATATTTTTTAATTTATCAGTTAAATTTACTTTATTTTCATAGACAAAACGGCAAATATCTGAAAGGTTAAAAAAGCCGACTTTTTTTGAATTTTTTGCAAAAATAATCGCAAAAGACTTTAAAATCGCATAACGCAGAAAACTATCGCCACCTTCGAAATAAATTAATTTATTTTCTTTTGTTAATTTTTTAAACGAATCCTTATAAAGATCTAGCGGCAAAACTATTTTAGACTTTGGTTTGTCTTCAAGGAAAAAGTGGACAAAATCTTCAACATTTGCAAGACTTATTTCGGGTAAAAGGAAAAAATCGGTTCATTTTTCTTTTTTATTTTCATTTTCATCATAGAGAAAAACGATTTTACTAGCAAGTTTGTTAGTAAAAAAATTACGAATAATTTCATATTTATAATTAGGCTTAGTTGAATATTGAAGCGAAAGTCAAAAAAGGTCAATATTTTCTCTAAATTCTTTTTCAGTAATTGCATATTTTTTAATTCATTTTGAAAAAATTGGATTTTTTAATGCAGTTTTGTAACTAAAGTCAAGATATTTTTCCTTTTGATTGCCAACTTTTATTGGTTCACTTTTAGTTATAACGGATCCTAAAATATTACTTTTATCGCTAGATATTCACCCTTTTTTATCTAGGTCGTTTTTTTCTTTATTGAAATCATCTAATAAATCCGCGTTGGAATTCGTTTTTTTTTCTAATTTTGACAATGAACTAGGATTAACTAGATTTTTATTTTTTCTTTGATTAATATTTTTTTTTGTTTTAATTTTGCTTGTGTTCATAGGTTTGTTTTTCTTTAATTATTTTAATTTAACGTTCTAAAGTCAACCTTCACCTGAGTTTAATTCGTTAAAAATTCAATTATTATCAACTGAATTTTTTCGCTGTTTTGAATCTAATGATTTTGAAATTGGTTTTATTTTTATTTGGATATTGTTTTTTAGAGTATTTTTAACCTTTGAATTAAGTTGCTTTTCGCTATTTTTTATTTTTAATTTAAAAATTTCATTAAGTTCAAGATCGACATCAGAACCTTTAATAATTTCATCTTTCCATAAGTCATCAAGAATTTTCTTCATATAATTAAAAACGATGTCATTATTGACTTTGTAGGAATACTCAATTACGCTATTAATTGCATAATTTGAAAAATTTTTTTCATTCTGATAGGCATATAGCAAATTACGAGTGCGCGGTCTAATTAATTTTTTTGTTAGATATAAATGATAATCTTCAAAATTTAATTCCTCTTTTGCGGTTTTATTATCAAAATTTTCAGGAAAGTTAATAATATTGGTGGTATTTTCCTTGTTTAGTCCAAAAATTTCGTAAAATTTTTTAGAAAGATTATAAAAATTTGTTGTATCAATTTGACTGTTTTTGCTAATTTTTAACTTTTTTTTAAACCGCAGCATTAGATTTGAGTAAGTTTCTAAACTGATTTCATCGGAAATCAGCGACTTTAAATAAGGGTTTTTATCAATTTGACTTGAATTTAAAGGGGTTTTTAGATTAATAAAGTATTTTTTTTCACTAGAATCATAGAGTGTTTCAATTAAATTCAGAGATTCTAAAATTTCACGATTTTTGTGAAATTCTTCAATACCAATTTTAAAAACATTTTCTAAAAACGTATAATTTACCGTCTCACCAAGATTTTTAATGGTTAAAAAATAATGAAAAAGACTGAAACATTTATGCTTGACGATCGGAAGGTAAAAATATAATAAATTGTTTAAATCATTTTGACTAAAATTAGAACTGGATGTTACAAAATAAAGCTGCATAGTATTTAGAAATTTTATTATTATTTAAAAATTTTGTGAAAAAATTTTGTGAAAAAATGTCGTTTTTTCCATTTCCGATGGGAGATTTTGACATCATAAAATTTAATTTTATTTGAATTTAACGCTTGATTTTTATGTGAAACACTATTTTTGACTTTTTTATTTTCAATGTTTAAAAGTTGTTGCTTTTTAGAAGTTTTAATTCAAACTACTTTTGAGAAAAATTGCAAAAAATTGGCATTTTCCGTCCATAAATTAGGTATTTCTACAAAATGGTAATGATTTTTACTTAAATGTTCTTCCAAAAATGGATATACCGTTTTTTCGATTAGATTGCGGTTTCCTTCATTTTCTAACATAAAATCGCGAATCTTATTTTTGTCAAGGTAATTTTCATTAACAAAATCAGCTCTAATTTCTTTAATCGCTTCAAAACATTTGCCGTTAGTTGAATAACAATTAGCAAAAAAATCGTCGGTATATAAAACAGAATAACCTGATTTTTCAATGTTTTTCAAAAAAGTTGTCTTACCACTGGCATAATAACCCACAACTGCAACCGATTTTGGACGAAAAATTAGATTTTCCAAAGATTTAGCAACACCACCAAGTTTACGTCTATAGCCAACAAAGTGTGCAATTTTTTTAATTTTTTTCTTTGCTGATTTCATTATAATTAATGTTTTTACAAAGTTTTTTGTAGAAATGTCATTTTCTGAATCGCCAATGTGAAATGTGTGATTTAAAGACACATTTGTAAATTTAGCAATAAAATCTACAGCTTTACCTTTCGAAGCTTGAATGTCGGTAATTTCAATTGCATAACCTTGATTTATTGTTGAAATTTCAATATATTGCGAAAACATTTTTTTTAGAATATATTTTATTTTCTTAATTTTAAAAACACAAGGTGATAAAATTAAAATTTTTCTAACTTTTTCAGGAACAAAAATTTCGTTAATTGATTTAAATTGAAAATTTTTTGAAAATTTAGCTAAAAATTTAACAAGAAAATTTTTTGAATAAAAAATTTTTGAATTAAAAGAAATTATAAATTTGAACTTTTTAACTAAAAATACAATTTGATTAACAATTTCGGCATCAATCGTCGCTTCGAAAAGCAATTTAAAATTTTCATTAAAAATTTGTGCACCGTTTTGGCAAACATAAAATTTTGCCGAAATTTTTTGTCCAATGATTGCGACTTCGGAGGTGAACTTTCGACCTGTTGAAATCACAACCATACAATTTTTAGCTAATTTGTTTAGTGATTGGCGATTTTTTTCGGATATTTTCGCATTCCTGCCCCGACCAATATCCAAAAGGGTACCATCAAGGTCAAAAAAACCAATTTT of Mesomycoplasma dispar contains these proteins:
- a CDS encoding OppA family ABC transporter substrate-binding lipoprotein, with product MKKLKKILTFSIPSTFTPFTLLSCVVQPAWERQELNANFNVATSSPGAFKVGFNTFAWPSRQDDYHVNSFLVQTVYENNLEIEKSGISEESKTKKDKSFNYEISSPSYSYNAFVNLKAILLVDQDGTEHLFDSDDHEIGYLEKGQKAKSLVIQLGSNNKKSINSDFFKKTLESAKKMQFFLKDNIPWVDYLGNPSGFYVKPEDYFYGFRASRLSEPAYRARFGGSLEIDKMAQEKIPNFDPKSSYFTNTISNFYLLDLFGLDTANFDKEDKYIQEYQGSFSDYKGKKALSFEKGTTKDKVFLSGFFDKIVLAGMLRPIPSDFINKRNKETATEKDGILQGRFGETGDALKFGAYWYGEDFKKDMLFNSPYTITVWDQHLQSWKINKHYPRTDWQKILPYTFKKINFNYSKYSSPSAFESSKFNSYREGTLMTVGFDSLNESQKNLVAADQKKYGWTLQRAETKNSLHKWYYSLLVPGSLKQEFRPETGVNFDENYYGFNNNFAKLNYGVSLSELASGKAKVIENLVSGPSLEFRQIIANAFNLYTTAQTISSQALAWYNFIAPDNKINSSPTSKTARDYYKEANTIKLVDSEGKVYYQKDPETEKQQNFANVNNAQKQFQTSNFEVLKARMKKLLDKFYADNKLSANEKVSWTSHSFYTNTPQRNIAAIEEAAKAIESLDPRLEIKLIWPITDLTKRTNYLLTKTGGLDYGGWGYDYNGIGSVLDGRIQKNGIGYALLSAIYAKGENSEIAKSYPQIYKYAVAAKKHFDKYAQKGYIRKFEEWKDATNSPDFGADDQHMSPDLVNFFIGSVIETQDPKNPGKKIKKWKSFVDVLNEKNQGKSEEIVFDFYAESAIFNLSYQEENNDQDLIQLSSELSSLLSPGLNDLLQVSSSTPYVFLQNPNIIAPRASDTYGDYVPPDMIFIKPLMEKAKKANEIGDN
- a CDS encoding ABC transporter permease, which encodes MVIKYFFKRLGLALITFLAIYIIVFILLANFSPDPFSDIIESGGKGVDQAKKIAELRAKYNFDKPSLVRLAYYTADIFKGNFGSIYKTGEDGKIPDLFFGPLRYTILVSLPSFIISATIGIILGTIAAYRRDRIEDATISGLSTFFVAIPSFVLAPFVVLIAIKIGLPFEFKDAKTYGISTSFASLLPPIFVFSITSVAGYVFLIRNQVVTVLSSEYILIAKAKGLSKLDIFFKYVLKNAAIPLVRSLIFSYIFLLSGSIVLEQFFRIPGSSSILVNAAFDGEVNISMFSIIFFTSLSLVVDIIGDLAYVFMDPRITFGQDSPISYWARIKNWKLRNYPKKEGKNARS
- a CDS encoding ABC transporter permease, yielding MLDPKDFNQKYNLSKEQISLLKPASFQQKHYQATGKITELWKDAILKFLKSPISLTSLILFFVILIIAIFTIILSPYSASAPISKADPSLVYEQLPSGLGIIKTTVSSDILEKIRSIEADNKISLISGETRELFPNRWEININPYEIMSVLEGGKKIISLVGTDQFGRDIWLRSWQGTLNALAISIIIALIQFLIGIILGTYLGFHIGTWIDNIVLRIIDIFGSIPWIIIFIIFIAIWGPYTITIILLLSLTGWTGPTYQARLYTIMAKDEEYVYAAKVIGASKLRQIYVHILPNIFGKLLSIFVASIFSSISTIASLAFLGFLKEGPDSSANLGLIINSSVPLADKNPMALLLPSIILVILAVTSRFIANGIHDALDPRVGGRK